The genomic region TCGACCACGAACGGATAGGTGTCGGCCCGCTCGCCCGCGGCGCCGACGCCCGCCGCCTGGCGTTCGGCCACGTGCGCCGCGAGGGTGGCGGCGTAGGCGTCCAGGTCGTCGATGGCGGTGACCGGGCCGTCGGTGCCTATGCCGACGGCGTCCTCGCCGCAGACGTTCACGGCGTGCGCGATGTGTTCGACCACGTCGGCGGCCGTGGCGTGCCCGGTGGGGTTGAGGAAGGGCATGAAGTAGATGCCGACGAAGCCTCCGCGGCCGGCAACCAGCCGCAGTTCCTCGTCGGTCTTGTTGCGCGGCAGGTCGGTGACCGCCCGGCAGCCCGTGTGGTTGATCGACACCGGGCGGGTGGAGATCCGGGCCGCCTCCAGACAGGTGTTCTCGCCACTGTGCGACAGATCCACCATCATGCGGCTCTCGCCGGCCGCCTCGACCACCTCGCGGCCGAACGGCGTCAGCCCCCGGTTCTCGGGCGCCATCGACCCGTCGCCCAGATGGTTCGCCTGGTTGTACGTCAACTGGAAGACCCGTACGCCGCGCTGCTGGAAGGTGGCGATGCGCCCGAGGTCGTCGCCGACGGCCACGCCGTTCTGGAAGCCGTAGATCACCCCGATCCGGCCCTCGTCCTTCGCCCGGTGGAGGTCGGACGCGGTACGCACGTGCAGCAGGTCGTCCGGGTGGGCGGCTATCAGGCCGTCCCACACGTCGAGTTCGTGCAGGGTGTGTTCGTACGGAGGCATGTCGCCCATCACGTACCCGAGGGTGATGTTGACGGCGTTCACCCCGGACGCGTGCGCGTCGGCGATGGCCCGTGCGTCGATGGCCAGTTCGTCGATGGTCTGCAGCAACTGGCCCGCTCCCTCGGCGGCTTCGGGCGCGTTGGGGTTCTGCAGCTCACCCAGGGCGTTGACCACGAGCATGTCGTGGACGGAGATCGCGGGGGTACCGGGCGTGGTGGTCATCGGCCGTTCGTGCCTTCCGGGTTCGGGGTCGTGCCGGTCGTGCCGGTCGGGGCGGTCGCTTCGGTCGCGTCGGCGGGTTTCTCGGCCGTCGTGCCTTGCGGGATGAACTCCTGGCGTTCCAGGCGCAGTCCGCGCTTCACCACCGTGGTGACGGTGCGCAGATTGCGGATGTCCGCCAGTGGATCGGCCTCCAGCACGACGAAGTTGGCGAGCTTGCCCTCGGCGACCGTCCCCATGGAGTCCTCGGCGCCCATGCTGCGGGCCCCCACCAGGGTGGCCGAACGGATGGCCTGTGCGGCCGGGATGCCGCACCGCTCCACCAGGAAGACCAGCTCGTCGTGGACCGACGGGAAGGGCTGTCCGGGGGCGGTCTCCCAGTCGGTGCCGGTGCTGATCTCGACGCCGGCCCGGAACGCCTGCGCCGTGAGAGCTGCCGAGAGTTCCGCGTTGTCCCGGGCCCGGGCCTTCTCCTCGGGGGTGTCCGCGTCGTCGGCGAGCCAGTCCCAGAGCGTGTTCGTGGCGTCGAGCACGGTGCCCCGCTCCCGCATCCGCGCGAACAGCGCCGCCATCTCGGGGTCGTCACCGGCCAGGAAGCGGTCCCGGTCCACCGGCGGCTTGTCCTTGTACGTGGTCAGCGCGCGCCCGGCGAACTCGTGCACCAGCAGGTGGACGTGGGAGACCGAGTCCACCCCCGCCTCCACCACCTCGGCCGGGGAGGCGGGGAAGACCGCCGCGTGCGCCCAGACGCCCAGCCCCTGCCGGTGCGCCTCGGCGGTGATCGCCGAAACCAGGTGACCCGGCAGGTCCGCGTAGATCTTGACCGCGGTGGCGTACGTACCGGCGGAGCGGGCGACGGCCAGGGGCAGGTCGGTCTCCTCGGTGATGGCCTGCATCCACGGCACCTGGCCCGGCACCGCACCCTGCGAGACCTGCCAGGTGCGCGGGTCGTCGAAGAACCCGGGCCCGGCGGTCAGCGCCGCGTAGTGGATGTCGGGTCCGGGGATCTCCCCGACGAGCGTCCCGCGCGCCAGATCGGCGATGTGCCGCAGGTCGTCGGCCATGTCGCGGATCGCCGTCACGCCACCGTAGACCTGCCGGCGCAACGCGGCCTCGGCCACCGGGCGGTTGGGCGGGGTGGCGATGTGCTGGTGGGAGTCGATCAGCCCGGGCACCACGAACGCGCCCTGCAGGTCGACGACTTCGGCCTCCGCGAGGAGGGCGACGGAGATGTCGCCGTCCGGCGCGACCGTCCGGATGCGGTCACCGTCCACCACGATCGAGGTGGACGGACGCGCGGCGCCGCCCGTGCCGTCGATCAGCGTGGCCCCCCGGTACAGCACCACGGTCCCCTTCGCCGGGGCGGCGAAGGGGGCGGGAGCGCCGACATCCTCGTGAGCCATCGGGTCACACCTCTCCGTCATTGCCGCACCAGCGGCCTGGTGAATTACAACTGTTGTCATGCTGGTTCCGTCTGTGGAAACATACGCTACCGTCCTTACTCCCGTGATCGGCAAGGGTTTGCCCTGAGGAATCCCGGGAGCAGTCGAGTTGAGGAGAGGTGTGGGACGGGGATGCCCAAGTCCGCCAGTTCGGCCGTCGACAAGGCGCTGGACCTCGTGGAAGCGGTCTCGCGGTCGGCACGTCCGCTCCGGCTGAGCGAGATCGCCGACGAGGTCGGACTGCACCGGCCGACCGCCTACCGGATCCTCGCCGACCTGGTCCGACGCGGCTGGGTGCTGCGCTCCGGGGACCACTACCTGCCGGGCGCCGCCGCGCTCCGGCTCTCGCGCACCGCCGCCGCCAACTCCCTCGTGACGCTGGCCCGTCCGGTCCTCGAAGCGCTCGCCACCCGTACCGGCATGATGGTCAACCTCCAAGTGCTGGAGCACGACCGCTCGCGGGTGCTCGACGCGGTCCGGCCCGCCCGGCTGGAGATGATCAGCCTGCTCACCGACCGGACGCTGCCCGTGCACCGGTTCGCCGGGCCGCTGGCCCTGGTCGCCGCCCTGCCGCCCGACGCACGCGCCCCCTATCTGCGGCCCGCCGCGGAGGCCGGACACCCGATGCAGGGCCCCGACGGGCTCCTCGACGACCTGGCCACGGCAGAGCGCACCGGATTCGCGGTGGAGCGCGGACGCAACGAGGCGCTCGTCGCCTCCGTCGGCCGCGCCGTGCTCGCGGGCCCGGGCCGGCCGCTCTGCGCGCTCACCGTGGTCGGACCCGACGCGGAGTTCGACGAGCCGTCACTGACCGCATTGCGCACCGCGCTGCTGGACGCCACCGCGGACGTCGCGGAGCTCCTGGGCGTGGACCCGGGCACGGCGGCAAGAACCGGAGAGCGAACGGACGAGGGAGAGAACGCATGACGAACGACGTGCTCGTACTGGACGCGGCCGGGACCCGCGCCGGGCTCGACCCGGACCGGCTGGCCGAGGCGCTCGCCCACGCCCTCGTCGCGGTGGCCCGGGGAGAGGTGTCCGCGCCGCCGAGGATCGCCGCCGAGGCACCGGCAGGCCTGCTCGGCGTGATGCCCGCGCACGTCCCCGGCCTCGGCCTCGCCGCCAAACTGGTCTCCGTCTTCGCCGATCCCGCCGCCCCCGGGCGCAGCTCCCACCGGGGCGTGGTGGCCCTCTTCGACGAGAAGGACGGCCGGCCGCTGGCGGTCATGGACGCCGAGAGCATCACCGCCGTACGCACCGCCGCCACCGCGACCCTCGCCCTGCGCACGCTGGCCGGCCCGGGAGTGAACCGGATCGCCGTGCTGGGCACCGGCGTGCAGGCGGCGGCCCAGCTCGACCTGCTCGCCCGCCAGGACCCGGACACCCCTGTCGTGGTCGGCGGCCGGAACCCGGAGCGCGCCCGGGCCCTCGCGGCCCGGCACCCGCGCGCCACGGCCGACACCGTCGAGGGCGCCGTACGGGGCTCCGGAGCCGTGCTCTGCTGCACCGGTGCGCGTGAGCCGGTGATCCGCCGTTCCTGGCTGGCCGAAGGGGCCCACGTCGGCTCGGTCGGCGGCTCCCACGGACCGGAGCTGGACGCGCCCACCGTGGACGAGGGCGCGCTCTTCGTCGAGTGGGCCGGAGCGGCCACCGCCCCGCTGCCCGCCGGCGCCCACGAACTCCAGGGCCTGGCTCCCGGCCGGGCCACCCTCCTCGGCGAGGTCCTGGCCGGCGGCCACCCGGGCCGCCGCGACGCCGCCGAGCTGACCGTCTTCAAGTCCACCGGTCACGCCGCGCTCGACGTGGCCGCGGCAGCCGTCGCGTACGCCGGGGCCCGGGAGGCGGGGCGGGGCATGAGCCTCGCGTTCTGAGAAGCCCGCGCGGTCCCTCCCGGCGCCCTGCGGCCCGTCTCAGTGCCCGAACCGTGCCCGCAGCCCGCGCCACCCGGCGGGCACACCGCTGATCAGCAGCGTCAGCGCCACGGCGGCCACCACGCCCTGCCACGGCTCGGGGAAGAGCGATCCGCCCAGGATGCCGATCAGCTGATAGGTGGCCGCCCACGCCAGGCAGGCCGGAACGTCGCCCCGGGCGAACCGGTGCAGCGGCATCTCGCCCAGCAGGCACGCCAGCATCACCGGTATCCGGCCGGCCGGAACCAGCCGCGACAGCACCAGCACCATCACCCCGTGCTCGTCCAGCTTGTGCTGCGCCTGCGCCAGCCGCTCCGGGGCGGCCCGGTCGGTGATGACCTTCAGCCACTTCGAGCCGTTCTTCGACCGGACCCCGCGCTTGCCGAGCCAGTACAGGCAGATGTCACCGAGGAAGGCCGCCGTCGCGGCCGTCAGGAAGACGAACAACAGGGAGAAAGGCGAGGACTGGTGGAACGCCACCACGCCCGCCGAACTCACCAGCGCCCCCGTCGGCACCACCGGCACCAGGGAGCCCAGCACCACCAGCGTGAAGAGCGTCGGATACCCGACGGCCTGCTGGGTCCCCTCGGTCGGCAGACGCGCCAGCTGGTCCATGATCACCGGCGGACCTCCGGCAGGACCCGCTCGCCGTGGGCCGGCAGATGGACCGCGACCTCGGGCGCCAGCAGCGCCGCCTGCCGTACGAACTCGGAGCCCGGGGAGTGGAACTCGTGCGGGCGGACCCCGTCCATCCCGATCGGCCAGTACGTGCCCCAGTGCACCGGCACCGCCGAACGCGGAGCGAGCCGGGCCAGGACCTCGGCCGCCCGGGCCGCGTCGAGATGGCCGGGGCCCAGATGGGGCCCCCAGCCGCCCACCGGCAGCAGCGCCACGTCGACCGGACCCACTTCCTTCGCCATCTCCTCGAACAGGCCGGTGTCCCCGGCGAAGTACGTGCGCGCCTCGCCCTCCACCACGTAACCGAGCGCCCGCACCCGCTGCGGGCCGACCGGGAGGCGCCTGCCGTCGTGTTCGGCCGGTACCGCGCGTACGGTCACCGAGCCGATCCGCACCGAGTCGCCGGGCGCCACCTCGGTGATCCGCAGCTCCCGCATCCGCCGCACCACCCGCAGCCCGGGCACCGAGCGGACCGTGCCGTCCGGCACGATCAGCCGGGTGCCGGGGGCGACCCTGGCCAGCGACGGCAGGTGCAGATGGTCGGAGTGGAGATGGGAGACGAGCACCGCGTCGGCCAGCGCCGCGGACGGCGGCGGCACCGCGCCGGCGCGGCGGCGCAGGTGCGCGAACCGGCGGACGAAGAGCGGGTCGGTCAGCACCCGCACGCCGGAGTCCTCGATCGTGCAGGTGGCATGCCCCCACCAGGTGACCTCCACCGGCGTCCCGCCTCCTCTTCGCGTCCGTCCCCGGTACATCGTCCCGCGGCTGCGGCCAGGCCTTTCGCGTGCCGGAAGGCCGGTACGAGCCTATGCCTCCCGCAACGGCCGCCGACCGGGGGTCTGCCCCCTCCCGCGGGGCGTACACCTGTGCCCGCGGACCGGACCGCCAAGCACCCCAGGAGCCTGTGCGAAGCTGGTGGGCGGGCCCAGGAGGGTTGTCCCGGGCACGCCCCGGACCGACCGGCCCCGGACGTACGGAAAGGCGGAGCGGCGTGGGAGCCGGGCGATGGCGCAGGGCGGGCAGTGCCCTGCTGCGGGTGGCGGCCGTATGGGCGGTCTCCACCCTGACGATGCTCGCCCTCGCGGGAGCCCTCCCCGACTTCCAGCTCCAGTCCGACGACGGCGACACCGTCACCAAGACCGCGTTCACCGCCGCCTGGGGAGCCGGCGCCTTCGGACTGCTCTCCGCCCTCGTCTGGCCCGTCCTGGTCCGCGCCCTCCTCGTGGTCCCCGCGCTGGTCCTCGGCGCGCTGGTCTTCTTCCTCAACGGCTCCCTGCTGCTCGTGGCCCTCTGGATGATCCCCGACGGACGCGGCACCGCGAACCCGGAGACCGCCGTGGCCGTCGCCGCGGTGATGTCCGCCGTGGCCTCCGCGACCTCCACCGCCCTCGCGGTCCGGGACGACGACGCCTACCGGCGGCGGCTCTCCCGCCTCGCCGACCGGCGGCGCAAGCGCCTCCCCGGCGACGAGGAGGACGACCGGAGCGGACCGCCCGGCACGGTCTTCATCCAGCTCGACGGGGTCGGCCACGACGTCCTGACCAAGGCCGCCTCCGGCGGGCTGATGCCCACCGTGGCCGGCTGGCTCGCCGACCCCGAAGGGCACCGGCTCACCCCCTGGCGAACCGACTGGTCCAGCCAGACCGGCGCCAGCCAGCTCGCCCTGCTGCACGGCTCCAACCACGACGTACCGGCCTTCCGGTGGTACGAGAAGGAGACCGGCACCGTGATGGTCTCCAGCCGCCCCGCCAGCGCCCTCGAACTCCAGCGACGGGCCGTCGCACGCACCCACGACGCCGGACTGCTCTCCCTCGACGGCGCCAGCCGCGGCAACCTCTTCAGCGGGGGAGCCGACCAGCTCGCCCTGGTCCTCTCCATGGCCGGCCGGTTCGGCAAGGGCCGCAGATCCCGCGCGGGCTACTTCGCCTACTTCTCCGACCCGGCCAACGCCGTCCGCACCGCGCTCTCCTTCGTCGCCGAGGTCGGCCGGGAGATAGGCCAGTCCACCCGGTCGAGGCTCCGCAAGGAGACCCCGAGGATCAAGCGCGGCGGGCTCTACCCCTTCATACGGGCCTTCGCCACCGTCGTCGAACGCGACGTCGTGGTCTCCGCCGTCATCGGCGACATGTTCGCCGGACGGACCGCCGTCTACGCCGACCTCGTCGCCTACGACGAAGTGGCCCACCACTCGGGGCCGTACAGCCGCGACGCCGACAAGGTCCTCGCCCGGCTCGACCGCTCCCTCGCCCTCATCACCAAGATCACCGACCACACCCCGCGCGCCTACCGGATCGTGCTCCTCTCCGACCACGGCCAGAGCTCCGGGGAGACCTTCGCCGGACGGTACGGGCTGACCCTGAAGGACCTCGTACGGGCGGGCTGCGGCCTCCCGGTGCCCCGGCGCGCACAGCGCACCCTCAGCGCCTCCGAGGCCCGTGACGCGGTGCGCATCGCGCTCCACCGGCCCGTGCAGGAGAGGGAAGCCGAGCCCGCCGCCTCCACCGCCTCGGACCCGGTGGTCCTCGCCTCCGGGAACCTCGGCCTGATCTCGTTCCCCGGCATCGAGGGCCGCGCCTCCCGCGAGGAACTCGACCGCCGCCACCCCGCCCTGCTCAGGACCCTGGCGAACCACCCCGGGATCGGCTTCCTGCTGGTCCGCAGCGAGGAGCACGGTTCGGTCGT from Streptomyces sp. NBC_00102 harbors:
- a CDS encoding dipeptidase, with amino-acid sequence MTTTPGTPAISVHDMLVVNALGELQNPNAPEAAEGAGQLLQTIDELAIDARAIADAHASGVNAVNITLGYVMGDMPPYEHTLHELDVWDGLIAAHPDDLLHVRTASDLHRAKDEGRIGVIYGFQNGVAVGDDLGRIATFQQRGVRVFQLTYNQANHLGDGSMAPENRGLTPFGREVVEAAGESRMMVDLSHSGENTCLEAARISTRPVSINHTGCRAVTDLPRNKTDEELRLVAGRGGFVGIYFMPFLNPTGHATAADVVEHIAHAVNVCGEDAVGIGTDGPVTAIDDLDAYAATLAAHVAERQAAGVGAAGERADTYPFVVDLRGVDQFRELIRLLEKRGYGSGRIEKILGRNFADYAERVWG
- a CDS encoding amidohydrolase family protein — translated: MAHEDVGAPAPFAAPAKGTVVLYRGATLIDGTGGAARPSTSIVVDGDRIRTVAPDGDISVALLAEAEVVDLQGAFVVPGLIDSHQHIATPPNRPVAEAALRRQVYGGVTAIRDMADDLRHIADLARGTLVGEIPGPDIHYAALTAGPGFFDDPRTWQVSQGAVPGQVPWMQAITEETDLPLAVARSAGTYATAVKIYADLPGHLVSAITAEAHRQGLGVWAHAAVFPASPAEVVEAGVDSVSHVHLLVHEFAGRALTTYKDKPPVDRDRFLAGDDPEMAALFARMRERGTVLDATNTLWDWLADDADTPEEKARARDNAELSAALTAQAFRAGVEISTGTDWETAPGQPFPSVHDELVFLVERCGIPAAQAIRSATLVGARSMGAEDSMGTVAEGKLANFVVLEADPLADIRNLRTVTTVVKRGLRLERQEFIPQGTTAEKPADATEATAPTGTTGTTPNPEGTNGR
- a CDS encoding DedA family protein, which translates into the protein MIMDQLARLPTEGTQQAVGYPTLFTLVVLGSLVPVVPTGALVSSAGVVAFHQSSPFSLLFVFLTAATAAFLGDICLYWLGKRGVRSKNGSKWLKVITDRAAPERLAQAQHKLDEHGVMVLVLSRLVPAGRIPVMLACLLGEMPLHRFARGDVPACLAWAATYQLIGILGGSLFPEPWQGVVAAVALTLLISGVPAGWRGLRARFGH
- a CDS encoding IclR family transcriptional regulator yields the protein MPKSASSAVDKALDLVEAVSRSARPLRLSEIADEVGLHRPTAYRILADLVRRGWVLRSGDHYLPGAAALRLSRTAAANSLVTLARPVLEALATRTGMMVNLQVLEHDRSRVLDAVRPARLEMISLLTDRTLPVHRFAGPLALVAALPPDARAPYLRPAAEAGHPMQGPDGLLDDLATAERTGFAVERGRNEALVASVGRAVLAGPGRPLCALTVVGPDAEFDEPSLTALRTALLDATADVAELLGVDPGTAARTGERTDEGENA
- a CDS encoding phage holin family protein; amino-acid sequence: MGAGRWRRAGSALLRVAAVWAVSTLTMLALAGALPDFQLQSDDGDTVTKTAFTAAWGAGAFGLLSALVWPVLVRALLVVPALVLGALVFFLNGSLLLVALWMIPDGRGTANPETAVAVAAVMSAVASATSTALAVRDDDAYRRRLSRLADRRRKRLPGDEEDDRSGPPGTVFIQLDGVGHDVLTKAASGGLMPTVAGWLADPEGHRLTPWRTDWSSQTGASQLALLHGSNHDVPAFRWYEKETGTVMVSSRPASALELQRRAVARTHDAGLLSLDGASRGNLFSGGADQLALVLSMAGRFGKGRRSRAGYFAYFSDPANAVRTALSFVAEVGREIGQSTRSRLRKETPRIKRGGLYPFIRAFATVVERDVVVSAVIGDMFAGRTAVYADLVAYDEVAHHSGPYSRDADKVLARLDRSLALITKITDHTPRAYRIVLLSDHGQSSGETFAGRYGLTLKDLVRAGCGLPVPRRAQRTLSASEARDAVRIALHRPVQEREAEPAASTASDPVVLASGNLGLISFPGIEGRASREELDRRHPALLRTLANHPGIGFLLVRSEEHGSVVLGPGGAEVPVAGLRDDEGPLAGFGPGAADAVRRTDTFPHVADVMVNSMYDPATGRVHAFEEQIGSHGGLGGPQSHPFLLWPRGMTDPLDVLAAEATGSGTPGRPTPVTPPHTGPVGAEAVHRVLRRWLREPLGPQVPLRPEGFAGAPYADLPLPGAREETARPTAGAAGPETDGGTRG
- a CDS encoding MBL fold metallo-hydrolase gives rise to the protein MEVTWWGHATCTIEDSGVRVLTDPLFVRRFAHLRRRAGAVPPPSAALADAVLVSHLHSDHLHLPSLARVAPGTRLIVPDGTVRSVPGLRVVRRMRELRITEVAPGDSVRIGSVTVRAVPAEHDGRRLPVGPQRVRALGYVVEGEARTYFAGDTGLFEEMAKEVGPVDVALLPVGGWGPHLGPGHLDAARAAEVLARLAPRSAVPVHWGTYWPIGMDGVRPHEFHSPGSEFVRQAALLAPEVAVHLPAHGERVLPEVRR
- a CDS encoding NAD(P)-binding domain-containing protein, encoding MTNDVLVLDAAGTRAGLDPDRLAEALAHALVAVARGEVSAPPRIAAEAPAGLLGVMPAHVPGLGLAAKLVSVFADPAAPGRSSHRGVVALFDEKDGRPLAVMDAESITAVRTAATATLALRTLAGPGVNRIAVLGTGVQAAAQLDLLARQDPDTPVVVGGRNPERARALAARHPRATADTVEGAVRGSGAVLCCTGAREPVIRRSWLAEGAHVGSVGGSHGPELDAPTVDEGALFVEWAGAATAPLPAGAHELQGLAPGRATLLGEVLAGGHPGRRDAAELTVFKSTGHAALDVAAAAVAYAGAREAGRGMSLAF